In Catenulispora sp. EB89, the DNA window TCGCGGAGCAGCCCCTGCGGTTGTCGGTGCCCCTGCGGTTGTCGGCGGCGGCCGGTAACGTCGGAACATGGCGTTCACCTATCAAGTCGTCGTCGACTCCGCCGACCCGCACGCTCTGGCCGACTGGTGGGCCGAGGCGATCGGGTGGGACCTGGAGCCCTCGAACGAGGACTTCATCCGCTCGATGGTCGCCGCCGGCCACGCCACCGAGGCCGACACCAAGACCCACAACGGCGTCCTGGTCTGGGCCCTCGGCCAGGCGATCGTGCACCCCGACGGCAAGGACGCCGGGCCCGGCTCGCGCATCCTGTTCCAGGTGGTGCCCGAGCCCAAGACCGTGAAGAACCGCGTGCACCTGGACATCAAGGTCGGCGAGGGGAACCTGGAGAGCGAGCTGGCGCGGCTGGCCGCGCGTGGAGCCAAGGTGCTGCACCGGGGCCAGCAGGGACCGTCGCGCTGGGTCACCATCGCCGACCCCGAGGGCAATGAATTGTGTCTGCACTCGTGAGCGGCAGCCGTTAAAGTCGCGTTCATGACGTCCGATGCCACCGCCGTCCGCGTGGACAGCTGGATCTGGTCGGTGCGGCTGACCAAGTCCCGGTCGATGGCCGCCGACGCCTGCCGCGGCGGGCACGTGAAGGTGAACAACGAGAGCGTGAAGCCCTCGCACCTGCTGCGCGTCGGCGACGAGGTGCGGGTGCGGCAGGACCAGCGCGAGCGGGTCGTGGTGGTGAGCAAGCTGATCACGAAGCGGGTCAGCGCCCCGGCCGCCGCCGAGTGCTACGTCGACAACAGCCCGCCGCCCCCGCCCCGGGAGCTGTTCGTCGCGGTCGCGGTGCGCGACCGCGGCGCCGGGCGGCCGACGAAGCGCGAGCGGCGGGACATGGACCGGCTGCGCGGGCGGCCTTTCTAGGCAGTCCTGCAGCGTCCTGCCACGTCCGGCCGCCGCTCACAACAGCAGGACGCCGCGGAACCGGACTCAGGGTATCCGGCGCCGCGGCGTCACACTCGTGCCTACTTCTTGCGGCCGTACCGCGTCTCGGCGTACTTCTTCATGATCGCGAAGGTCTTCGGGTTGCGCGCGAACGTCGCGGGCTCGAACGGCGTCGAGTAGCGGCGCCGCGTGATCGCCTTCGGGCGGGTGAACTCGCGCAGCCCGTCCGCGCCGTGGATGCGGCCGAAGCCGGACTCCCCGACGCCGCCGAACGGCAGGCCCGGGATCCCGGCGAAGGCGATGACCGCGTTGACCGAGGTCATGCCGCTGCGCAGGCGCCGGGCGATGGCCGTGCCGCCCCGGCGGGCGAAGACCGAGGCACCGAGGCCGTAGTCGGTGGCGTTGGCGAGCTCGACGGCCTCCTCGACGTCGCGCACGCCCTTGACCGTGATGGTCGGGCCGAAGGTCTCCTCGCGCACCGCGCTGGAGTCCTCGGGCGTGTCCAGGAGCACGGTCGGCTCGACGTACGGGGCCTGCACCGCGCCGCTGCCGCCGACCAGGACCGTGGCGCCCTTGGCGATGGCGTCGTCGATGTGCCGGCGCACCACGTCGATCTGCGAGGGCATGGTCATCGGGCCGTAGGCGGCGTCCGGCCCCTCGCCGGGGGTCAGCGCCAGCTTCTGGATCTGCGAGGTCAGCTCGGCGACGAACTTGTCCTTCACCGAGTCCACGACGTAGACCCGCTCGATGCCCACGCAGGTCTGCCCGGCGTTGGACATCGCGCCCCACAGCGCGGCGTCGGCGGCCTTGGACAGGTCCGCGTCGGCGGCCACGATCATCGCGTCCTTGCCGCCGCACTCCATCAGCACCGGCGTCAGCGACGGCGCGCACGCGGCCATCACCTTGCGGCCGGTCCGGGCGCTGCCGGTGAACGCGATCTTGTCCACGCCCGACTCGCACAACGCGGCCCCGGTCGGCCCGGTCCCGGTGATCAGCCGCAGCACCTTGTGCGGCGCGTCCGGGTTGGCCTTGTCGAACGCGTCGACGATCCACTTGCCGATCGCGGTGGTGTACTCCGAAGGCTTGAACACCACGGCGTTGCCGGCGGCCAGCGCGTAGGCGATCGAGCCCATCGGGGTGAACACGGGGTAGTTCCACGGGCCGATGACGCCGACCACGCCCAGCGGCTGGTACTCCAGCGTCGCGGCGTGGTTGGACATCAGCAGGCCGGTGCCGACCCGGCGCGGGTGCAGCACCTTGCGCGCGTGCCCGGCGGCCCAGCCGATGTGCTCGATGGCGAGGAAGGCCTCCAGGAAGGCGTCGCCGCGCGGCTTGCCGTTCTCCCGGTGCATGAGCTCGCCGAGCTCGTCGAGCCCGCGGGTGATGACGCCGGCCCACTTGCGCAGCCGCCGCTCGCGCTCGGCCCAGGTCAGCGCGGACCACCAGGCGGCGGCCCGGCGTGCCTCGGCCACGACCGCGCGCACCTGCTCGGCGGTCATGGCGGGGAAGGTGGCGACCTCACCGCCGTCGGCGGGGTCGTAGGAGACGAAACTGGGGGCGCCCGGTTCCAGGACGCCGACAGCCGCGCCGTTAGCTGAACCCTGATCGCTCATGGCTGACTGCCTCTTCCATGCGGAGGTGAGGGTGGGTTGGGGACGGATGGTTCCGGAGGGTGTCCGGTCGATCGCTACCGCCGGGTAACGTCGATGGTTCCGATCCTTCACCTCGAAGCGGCCCGGGGCAATAGGGAGTTGGGACGTGTGGTGGATCAGGCGGGGTGGAAACGCGCGACCGGCGGCTGCCCCTGAGGGGTAGCCGCCGGTCGGTGGTGGTGCGGGGTGGTGCTTGGTTGTACGGGGTCGTGCTGGGTTGTCAGCGCTGGGTTGTCAGTGCTTAGCGCTTGTCAGAGTCGGAGTCGGAGTCCGCGTCGAGGTCGTGGTCGGCGTCGAGGTCGGAGTCGGAGCGGGGGCCGGCGGGTTCGGACTTCGCGTCGGCCTCGTGGTCGGCGTCGTCGTCTTCACCGTCCTCGTCCTCTTCGTCTTCGTCATCGTCTTCGTCGTCGAACTCTTCGTCTTCGTCGTCTTCGAAGTCCTCGGCATCGTCCGCGATGTCCTCGGGTTCGGCTTCGGCCTCGGCCTCGTCGTCCTCGTCATCTTCGCCAGCGTCGACGCCGGCTTCACCATCGAGCTCGTCCTCGAACTCGTCGAAGGCGATGCCGTCCATCTCGTCGACCCGCTCGGCGGCGTCGGTGAGCCCCTCGGGGTCGGCGTCGGCGGCGCGCATGAACCACTCGCGTGCCTCGTCCTCGCGCTCGGCGGCGAGCAGCGCCTCGGCGTAGGCGTAGCGCAGCCGCGCGGTCCAGGGCTGGATCTTGGCCGGCGTCAGGTCGGCACCCTGCAGCTGCACGACGGCGGCCTCGGGCTGCTCCATGTCGATCCGCGCACCGGCCGCGACCATCCGCAGCTCGATCTGCGTCTCCTTGTCGAGCGTCTTGGCCTCCGGCGCGGCGGCCATCGCCAGAGCCCGCTCCGGACGCCCCAGACCCCGCTCACAGTCGGCCATGACGGCCCAGTGGTCGTTGGTCCCGGTGATCCGCCGCACGGTCCGCAGGTCCGCCAGCGCCTCGGAATACCGGCCCGTCAGGTACGCGGCCAGCCCGGCGGCCTCCCGCGTCGAGGCCAGGCGCGGCGCGAGCTTCATCGCGGTCCGGGCGTGCCGGTAGGCGAGCTCGGGGTCCTCGTCGAGGTTCTGCCCGGCCATCACCAGGTGCCCCGCGACCAGCATGGCCTTGGACCTGAGCAGCTGAGCGAGCTCGTCCTGGATGTCCTTGTCGAGCTTGTCGATGGTGGCGTCCGGCGCGATCTCCAGAACGTCCTCCTCGGGCGCGTCCCGGTCGACGACACCGCCGAACCCGACGCTGACACCGCCCTCGCGCTCGTCGAAACCGCCACGAGCATCCTCGTCGCCGAACCCGACCCGGGCAGCGTCGTCGCCGAACCCGCGCGGGGAACCGAACTCGCTGTCCCGACGGTCGTCGCGGGAGTCGGCACGATCCCGGGAGCCGTAGCTGGTGCGCTCGCCATCGCGGCCGGCGGAGTAGCCACCCCGCGAACCGGCACGATCGCCATACCCGCCGCGCGAGTCACGATCGCCACCGAACGACCGCGGGCCGGAGCCGGAGCCGCCTCGGGAATCACGGTCGCCATAGCCGCCACGGGAGTCGGACCCGCGGTTGTCCCGTGAGCCGAAACCACCGCGGGAGTCAGACCCGCGACTGTCCCGCGAGCCGAAGCCGCCTCGGGAATCGCGGTCGCCATAGCCGGAACCGCTACGCGAGTCGGAGCCGCGGCTGTCCCGCGAACCGAAGCCACCGCGGGAGTCAGAACCGCGGCCTTCGCGCGAGCCGAATCCGCCCCGGGAGTCAGACCCGCGACTATCCCGCGAACCGAATCCACCCCGCGAGTCGGAGCCGCGGTTGTCCCGCGAACCGAAGCCACCGCGCGAATCCCGGTCGCCATAGCCGGAACCGCTGCGAGAGTCCGACCCGCGGCTGTCGCGCGAGTCAGAGCTGCGGCCCTCACGCGAGCCGAAACCGCCCCGCGAATCCCGATCGCCAAATCCGCCACGGGAGTCAGAACCGCGACTGTCCCGCGAGCCGAAACCGCCGCGCGAGTCGGAGCCGCGGTTGTCCCGCGAACCGAAGCCACCGCGCGAATCCCGGTCACCGTACCCGGAGCCGCCCCGCGAGTCGCGATCGCCGGCGCCGCGAGAATCCCTGTCCCCATAACCAGAACCGCGACCGCCTCGGGAATCCCGATCGCCGTAGCTGGAGCCTCCGCGCGAGTCGGATCCCCGGCCATCTCGCGAGCCGAAACCGCCGCGAGAATCAGAGCCGCGACCATCCCGCGAACCGAACCCGCCCCGCGAGTCACGGTCGCCAGATCCGCCGCGCGAGTCCCGACCTCCGTAGCTGGACCCACCGCGCGAGTCGCGGTCGCCGTAGCCACCACGGCTACCGGAGTCGCGGCCACCGGAGCGGTCGTCACGCCCGCCGGATCCACCGCGCGAATCGCGGTCGCCGTATCCCGAACCACTGCCGCGCGAGTCGCGGTTCCCGTAGCCAGAGCCACCCCGCGAATCACGGTCGCCGTACCCCGAACCACTACCACGCGAGTCACGGTTCCCGGAGCCGGAACCACCCCGCGAATCGCGGTCGCCGTAGCTCCTTCGGCCGCCGGAGTCGCGGCCACCAGGACGGTCGCCGCGGGAGTCGCGGTTGCCGTAGCCCGAGCCGCCGCGCGAGTCGCGGTC includes these proteins:
- a CDS encoding VOC family protein, yielding MAFTYQVVVDSADPHALADWWAEAIGWDLEPSNEDFIRSMVAAGHATEADTKTHNGVLVWALGQAIVHPDGKDAGPGSRILFQVVPEPKTVKNRVHLDIKVGEGNLESELARLAARGAKVLHRGQQGPSRWVTIADPEGNELCLHS
- a CDS encoding RNA-binding S4 domain-containing protein, which encodes MTSDATAVRVDSWIWSVRLTKSRSMAADACRGGHVKVNNESVKPSHLLRVGDEVRVRQDQRERVVVVSKLITKRVSAPAAAECYVDNSPPPPPRELFVAVAVRDRGAGRPTKRERRDMDRLRGRPF
- a CDS encoding aldehyde dehydrogenase family protein, with product MSDQGSANGAAVGVLEPGAPSFVSYDPADGGEVATFPAMTAEQVRAVVAEARRAAAWWSALTWAERERRLRKWAGVITRGLDELGELMHRENGKPRGDAFLEAFLAIEHIGWAAGHARKVLHPRRVGTGLLMSNHAATLEYQPLGVVGVIGPWNYPVFTPMGSIAYALAAGNAVVFKPSEYTTAIGKWIVDAFDKANPDAPHKVLRLITGTGPTGAALCESGVDKIAFTGSARTGRKVMAACAPSLTPVLMECGGKDAMIVAADADLSKAADAALWGAMSNAGQTCVGIERVYVVDSVKDKFVAELTSQIQKLALTPGEGPDAAYGPMTMPSQIDVVRRHIDDAIAKGATVLVGGSGAVQAPYVEPTVLLDTPEDSSAVREETFGPTITVKGVRDVEEAVELANATDYGLGASVFARRGGTAIARRLRSGMTSVNAVIAFAGIPGLPFGGVGESGFGRIHGADGLREFTRPKAITRRRYSTPFEPATFARNPKTFAIMKKYAETRYGRKK